One genomic window of Pseudomonas aeruginosa includes the following:
- a CDS encoding quinone-dependent dihydroorotate dehydrogenase, producing MYTLARQLLFKLSPETSHELSIDLIGAGGRLGLNRLLTPKPASLPVSVLGLEFPNPVGLAAGLDKNGDAIDGFGQLGFGFIEIGTVTPRPQPGNPRPRLFRLPQANAIINRMGFNNHGVDHLLARVRAAKYRGVLGINIGKNFDTPVERAVDDYLICLDKVYADASYVTVNVSSPNTPGLRSLQFGDSLKQLLEALRQRQEALALRHGRRVPLAIKIAPDMTDEETALVAAALVEAGMDAVIATNTTLGREGVEGLLHGDEAGGLSGAPVREKSTHTVKVLAGELGGRLPIIAAGGITEGAHAAEKIAAGASLVQIYSGFIYKGPALIREAVDAIAALPRRN from the coding sequence CCCACGAACTGTCCATCGACCTGATCGGGGCCGGCGGCCGCCTGGGCCTGAACCGCCTGCTGACGCCCAAGCCGGCCAGTCTGCCGGTCTCTGTGCTGGGCCTGGAGTTTCCCAACCCGGTGGGGCTGGCCGCGGGCCTGGACAAGAACGGCGACGCCATCGACGGGTTCGGCCAGCTCGGTTTCGGCTTCATCGAGATCGGCACCGTCACTCCGCGACCGCAGCCGGGCAATCCCAGGCCGCGCCTGTTCCGCCTGCCGCAAGCCAACGCGATCATCAATCGCATGGGTTTCAACAACCACGGCGTCGACCACCTGCTGGCGCGGGTGCGTGCAGCGAAGTATCGCGGCGTGCTGGGGATCAACATCGGCAAGAACTTCGATACCCCGGTGGAGCGCGCGGTCGACGACTACCTGATCTGCCTGGACAAGGTCTACGCCGACGCCAGCTACGTCACCGTCAACGTCAGCTCGCCGAACACGCCCGGCCTGCGCAGCCTGCAGTTCGGCGATTCGCTCAAGCAACTGCTGGAGGCACTGCGCCAGCGCCAGGAAGCGCTGGCGCTGCGGCATGGCCGGCGGGTACCGCTGGCGATCAAGATCGCCCCGGACATGACCGACGAAGAGACCGCGCTGGTCGCCGCGGCGCTGGTCGAGGCGGGGATGGACGCGGTGATCGCGACCAATACCACTCTCGGCCGCGAAGGCGTGGAAGGCCTGCTGCATGGCGACGAGGCGGGTGGCCTGTCCGGCGCGCCGGTGCGGGAGAAGAGCACGCACACGGTGAAGGTGCTGGCCGGCGAGCTGGGCGGACGGCTGCCGATCATCGCCGCCGGCGGTATCACCGAGGGCGCGCACGCGGCGGAGAAGATCGCCGCCGGGGCGAGCCTGGTGCAGATCTATTCGGGTTTCATCTACAAGGGACCGGCGTTGATCCGCGAAGCGGTGGATGCCATCGCCGCTTTGCCGCGGCGGAATTGA
- a CDS encoding YggL family protein gives MATNRSRRLRKKLCVDEFQELGFELNFHYKEGVDADAVNAFMLRFIDQAIEANELTYGGCDEFGFVCLARRGSVNEEQRALIEAWLKQQPELASVEVGALVDAWYPEQPVLPKL, from the coding sequence ATGGCTACGAATCGTTCCCGCCGCCTGCGCAAGAAATTGTGCGTCGATGAATTCCAGGAGCTGGGTTTCGAATTGAACTTCCACTACAAGGAAGGCGTGGATGCCGATGCGGTGAACGCTTTCATGTTGCGCTTCATCGATCAGGCGATCGAAGCCAACGAACTGACCTATGGCGGCTGCGACGAATTCGGTTTCGTCTGCCTGGCGCGCCGTGGCTCGGTCAATGAAGAGCAGCGGGCCCTGATCGAGGCCTGGTTGAAGCAGCAACCGGAACTGGCCAGCGTCGAGGTCGGCGCGTTGGTCGACGCCTGGTACCCGGAACAGCCTGTCCTGCCGAAGCTCTAA
- the dacB gene encoding D-alanyl-D-alanine carboxypeptidase/D-alanyl-D-alanine-endopeptidase, whose product MFKSLRTLAFATLLPFALPTLAQVNATLPANVQKALQTNKLTGNDLSLVLIPLDGPGNPTYYNADVSVNPASTMKLFTTYAALEMLGPTYQWKTEFYTDGQLKNGVLNGNLYLKGGGDPKLNMEKLWLLMRDLRANGVTKVTGDLVLDRSYFNIPQLPVFNDDGGDDTKPFLVGPDSLLVNLKSVRMVVRTDGNKVNVQMDPPLANVRIDNQVKMTAPATCPAWPKLRFSPVTQFDGTTLLATGQIPQGCSAQTYMSLLDHPGYTAGAVRGIWQELGGSILGKDRQGSVPRNATLIAKAFSPDLVEIIRDINKYSNNTMARQLFLSIGAQFRNSADGDDAQAAQRVVRQWLARKGITAPRLVMENGSGLSRQERVSAREMAAMLQAAWHSPYAAEYISSLPLAGLDGTMRKRLRRTALVGEAHVKTGTLNTVRALAGFSRDASGHNWVVVAILNSPRPWGASAILDQVLLSLHARK is encoded by the coding sequence ATGTTCAAGTCGCTGCGTACTCTTGCCTTCGCCACGCTCCTGCCTTTCGCCCTTCCCACCCTCGCCCAGGTCAACGCCACCCTGCCGGCCAACGTGCAGAAAGCCCTGCAGACCAACAAGCTGACCGGCAACGATCTGTCGCTGGTGCTGATTCCGCTCGACGGCCCGGGCAACCCCACCTACTACAACGCCGACGTATCGGTGAACCCGGCCTCGACCATGAAGCTGTTCACCACCTATGCCGCCCTGGAAATGCTCGGCCCGACCTACCAGTGGAAGACCGAGTTCTACACCGACGGCCAGCTCAAGAACGGAGTGCTCAACGGCAACCTCTACCTCAAGGGCGGCGGCGATCCGAAACTGAACATGGAGAAGCTCTGGCTGCTGATGCGCGACCTGCGCGCCAATGGCGTGACCAAGGTCACAGGTGACCTGGTACTCGACCGCAGCTACTTCAACATCCCGCAGTTGCCGGTATTCAACGACGACGGCGGCGACGACACCAAGCCGTTCCTGGTCGGTCCGGACTCGCTGCTGGTCAACCTGAAGAGCGTGCGCATGGTGGTGCGCACCGACGGCAACAAGGTCAACGTGCAGATGGACCCGCCGCTGGCCAACGTACGCATCGACAACCAGGTGAAGATGACCGCGCCGGCCACCTGCCCGGCCTGGCCGAAGCTGCGCTTCAGCCCGGTGACCCAGTTCGACGGCACCACCCTGCTGGCCACCGGACAGATTCCCCAGGGCTGTAGCGCGCAGACCTACATGTCGCTGCTCGACCACCCCGGCTACACCGCCGGCGCGGTGCGCGGCATCTGGCAGGAGCTGGGCGGCAGCATCCTCGGCAAGGACCGCCAGGGCAGCGTACCGCGCAACGCCACGCTGATCGCCAAGGCCTTCTCGCCAGACCTGGTCGAGATCATCCGCGACATCAACAAATACAGTAACAACACCATGGCCCGGCAGTTGTTCCTCTCCATCGGCGCGCAGTTCCGCAACAGTGCCGACGGCGACGACGCCCAGGCCGCGCAGCGGGTGGTGCGGCAGTGGCTAGCGCGCAAGGGCATCACCGCGCCGCGCCTGGTGATGGAGAACGGCTCGGGACTGTCGCGCCAGGAACGGGTCAGCGCCCGTGAGATGGCGGCGATGCTGCAAGCCGCCTGGCACAGCCCCTATGCAGCGGAGTACATCTCCTCGCTGCCGCTGGCCGGCCTCGACGGCACCATGCGCAAACGCCTGCGGCGCACCGCACTGGTCGGCGAGGCGCACGTGAAGACCGGCACCCTCAACACCGTGCGCGCCCTCGCCGGCTTCAGCCGCGACGCCAGCGGCCACAACTGGGTGGTGGTGGCGATCCTCAACAGCCCGCGGCCGTGGGGCGCTTCGGCGATCCTCGACCAGGTACTGCTGAGCCTGCACGCGCGGAAATAA
- a CDS encoding deoxyguanosinetriphosphate triphosphohydrolase, which yields MDWQTLLTRERLGKPVHSNDELGRSAFHKDHDRIIFSGAFRRLGRKTQVHPVSSNDHIHTRLTHSLEVACVGRSLGMRVGEILREELPEWCDPSDLGVIVQSACLAHDIGNPPFGHSGEDAIRNWFQQAAGRGWLDEMSDAERSDFLHFEGNAQGFRVLTQLEYHQFDGGTRLTYATLGTYLKYPWTSRHAEALGYKKHKFGCYQSELPLLEQITHKLGMPQLDDERWARHPLVYLMEAADDICYGLIDLEDGLEMELLEYSEVEALLLGLVGDDLPDTYRQLGPRDSRRRKLAILRGKAIEHLTNAAARAFVDQQQALLAGQLAGDLVEHMHGPAKLCVQRAKAIAREKIFQDKRKTLHEIGAYTTLEILLNAFCGAALEQYGGHTPSFKNRRILDLLGRNAPDPQWPLYRAFLQVIDFIAGMTDSYATEMAREMTGRSSPS from the coding sequence ATGGACTGGCAGACCCTGCTCACCCGCGAACGGCTCGGAAAGCCGGTACACAGCAACGATGAACTGGGCCGCAGCGCCTTCCACAAGGACCATGACCGGATCATCTTCTCCGGCGCGTTTCGCCGCCTCGGACGCAAGACCCAGGTCCATCCGGTCTCCAGCAACGATCACATCCACACCCGCCTGACCCACTCCCTGGAAGTCGCCTGCGTCGGCCGCTCGCTGGGCATGCGGGTCGGCGAGATCCTCCGCGAGGAACTACCCGAGTGGTGCGACCCCAGCGACCTCGGGGTCATCGTCCAGTCGGCCTGCCTGGCCCACGACATCGGCAACCCACCATTCGGGCACTCCGGCGAAGACGCGATCCGCAACTGGTTCCAGCAAGCCGCCGGACGTGGCTGGCTGGACGAGATGAGCGACGCCGAGCGTTCCGACTTTCTCCACTTCGAAGGCAACGCCCAGGGCTTCCGGGTCCTCACCCAACTGGAATACCACCAGTTCGACGGCGGCACGCGGTTGACCTACGCAACCCTGGGTACCTACCTGAAGTACCCCTGGACCTCGCGCCACGCCGAAGCGCTGGGCTACAAGAAGCACAAGTTCGGCTGCTACCAGAGCGAACTGCCGCTGCTCGAGCAGATCACCCATAAGCTCGGCATGCCGCAACTCGACGACGAGCGCTGGGCTCGCCATCCGCTGGTCTACCTGATGGAAGCGGCGGACGACATCTGCTATGGCCTGATCGACCTCGAAGACGGCCTGGAAATGGAACTGCTCGAATACAGCGAGGTCGAGGCGCTGCTGCTCGGCCTGGTCGGCGACGACCTGCCCGACACCTATCGCCAACTCGGCCCCAGGGACTCCCGCCGGCGTAAACTGGCGATCCTCCGCGGCAAGGCCATCGAGCACCTGACCAATGCCGCCGCCCGTGCCTTCGTCGACCAGCAGCAGGCCCTGCTCGCCGGGCAGCTTGCCGGCGACCTGGTGGAACACATGCATGGCCCGGCCAAGCTCTGCGTGCAGCGGGCCAAGGCCATCGCGCGGGAAAAGATCTTCCAGGACAAGCGCAAGACCCTCCACGAGATCGGCGCCTACACCACTCTGGAGATCCTCCTCAACGCCTTCTGTGGCGCCGCGCTGGAGCAATATGGCGGGCATACGCCGTCGTTCAAGAACCGGCGCATCCTCGACCTGCTCGGACGCAACGCGCCCGACCCGCAGTGGCCGCTGTACCGCGCCTTCCTCCAGGTGATCGATTTCATCGCCGGCATGACCGACAGCTACGCCACGGAAATGGCCCGGGAAATGACCGGACGCTCGAGCCCCTCCTGA
- a CDS encoding DUF883 family protein — MPRKTTANAAKDELLAEFQALVADTEKLLQSTADVAGDQAEEIRGKIHDSLKRARDTLRDTKDSLKDNVRERSQAAVDATEVYVGEHPWQSIGIAAGVGFLLGLLVSRR; from the coding sequence ATGCCCCGCAAGACCACTGCAAACGCTGCAAAGGATGAACTGTTGGCTGAATTCCAGGCACTGGTCGCCGATACCGAGAAACTCCTGCAAAGCACCGCCGACGTGGCGGGCGACCAGGCCGAAGAAATCCGCGGCAAGATCCACGACAGCCTCAAGCGCGCTCGCGATACCTTGCGCGACACCAAGGACTCGCTGAAGGACAACGTCCGCGAACGCAGCCAGGCCGCGGTGGACGCCACCGAGGTGTACGTCGGCGAACACCCCTGGCAGAGCATCGGCATCGCCGCCGGCGTCGGCTTCCTGCTTGGCCTGTTGGTCAGCCGGCGCTGA
- a CDS encoding phage holin family protein, with the protein MSEGKDPADGRPSLRRFGAAFLGLLHGHVELFGIELQEQKANTLRLLLFAGLALVFALLLLVGLSLLVLIVFWDTNRLAAALGLCLFYVIGSLFCGWRLYQSINDESSPFSATLEELANDRERLLP; encoded by the coding sequence ATGAGCGAAGGAAAGGACCCGGCGGACGGCCGCCCCTCCCTGCGGCGCTTCGGCGCCGCCTTCCTCGGCCTGTTGCACGGTCACGTCGAGCTGTTCGGCATCGAGCTGCAGGAACAGAAGGCCAACACCCTGCGCCTGCTGCTGTTCGCCGGGCTGGCCCTGGTATTTGCCCTGCTCCTGCTGGTCGGCCTGTCGCTGCTGGTGCTGATCGTATTCTGGGACACCAACCGGCTCGCAGCGGCGCTCGGGTTGTGCCTGTTCTACGTGATCGGCTCGCTGTTCTGCGGCTGGCGCCTGTACCAGTCGATCAACGACGAAAGCTCGCCGTTCAGCGCCACCCTGGAAGAACTGGCCAACGACCGCGAGCGACTGCTGCCATGA
- the rmf gene encoding ribosome modulation factor, translated as MRRLKRDPLERAFLRGYQNGITGKSRDLCPFTHPTTRQSWLNGWREGRGDNWDGLTGTAGLQRLNQLQHV; from the coding sequence ATGAGAAGACTTAAGCGTGATCCGTTGGAAAGAGCCTTCTTGCGTGGTTATCAGAACGGCATAACCGGTAAATCTCGTGATCTTTGTCCGTTCACCCATCCTACGACGCGGCAGTCCTGGCTCAACGGCTGGCGCGAGGGCCGTGGCGACAACTGGGACGGCCTCACTGGCACGGCCGGCTTACAACGTCTCAATCAACTCCAGCACGTGTAA
- a CDS encoding response regulator transcription factor: MSRILIVDDHPVIRMAMKMLLEAEGHQIVGDTDNGVDAISLGRELKPDLVILDIGIPRLDGLEVISRLMVLALPLKILVLTGQSASLFALRSMQAGAAGFVCKQGGLAELVTAVNAVASGYSYFPSSAMRPVQQGAYSDDVELLGRLSDREVSVLQYLSQGYSNKQISEQMFISNKTVSTYKARLLLKLNAGSLVDLIEFAKRNTLI, translated from the coding sequence ATGAGCCGTATCCTGATAGTCGACGATCATCCCGTGATTCGCATGGCCATGAAGATGTTGCTGGAAGCCGAAGGGCACCAGATCGTCGGCGATACCGATAATGGCGTGGATGCCATCAGCCTCGGGCGGGAGCTGAAGCCGGACCTGGTCATCCTCGATATCGGCATTCCCAGGCTGGACGGCCTCGAGGTCATCAGCCGCCTGATGGTGCTGGCGTTGCCCCTGAAGATCCTCGTCCTGACCGGCCAGAGCGCCTCGCTCTTCGCCCTGCGCAGCATGCAGGCGGGCGCCGCCGGGTTCGTCTGCAAGCAGGGCGGACTGGCCGAACTGGTGACGGCGGTGAATGCGGTCGCCTCGGGATACAGTTACTTTCCCAGCTCGGCCATGCGTCCTGTGCAACAGGGCGCCTATTCCGACGATGTGGAATTGCTCGGACGCCTGTCCGATCGCGAAGTATCGGTATTGCAATACCTCAGCCAGGGTTATTCGAACAAGCAGATATCCGAGCAGATGTTTATCAGCAACAAGACCGTCAGCACTTACAAGGCGCGCTTGTTGTTGAAGTTGAACGCCGGCTCGCTGGTGGATCTCATCGAGTTCGCCAAACGCAATACGCTTATCTAA
- a CDS encoding ATP-binding protein → MKFQKRSACMLGLLLIFACMAGYAVPARATAGEYSSMLRIPAPDRPGDADVVDEAPLRQAADGLRSPSPSSLVLGLLVACLVCVGCLGWNTVLQLRLRRWQRTEADLSGRLALKQALVDGIPYPVSIRTLDGRLLACNRNYLESLRMTREQARGTLLTDSDWVEGSKARLMHQQCLAVARGGTASFTDMAVRIGGQLLEIHHWVTPYRDRQGRVLGLMNGWIDITERERLARQLREAMRQADEANRAKSVFLATMSHEIRTPMNAVIGILELVLQRLAPEQRERASLEVAYEAAGSLQLLIGDILDVAKIESGHLTLTPERVRLRHVVESVRRMFEGLARQKGLRLVVELDDAPGRDVLIDPLRFKQVLSNLVSNAIKFTERGQVTIRLQERSLDEGRAIVRVDVEDSGIGIAPADQARLFQPFIQVAKGRTVQGGTGLGLAICRKLVDLMGGDVEMHSEPGKGTRVSLDLLLRQCGPKMPESGQDPLAASMEPSRRLHILIADDYPPNRVLLRQQLEFLGHRVAEAEDGQVALELWADERFEVLISDCNMPRLNGYQLARRIRIQERCERRAPILILGYTADAEPDEVQRCRDAGMDDCLFKPLGLETLRNYLATSFGRDAAQPRGLYDAAALSSLGGDRPERLRELLETLLGSNRQDLQRLAILLREGDRTRLAEHAHRIKGAARMIGARTLLEACEALEDACRRSGDGECLQAPGERLRLALEALQEELQEQLAAAAV, encoded by the coding sequence ATGAAGTTCCAGAAACGCAGTGCGTGCATGCTTGGCCTGCTTCTCATATTCGCCTGCATGGCGGGATATGCCGTTCCGGCGAGGGCGACGGCTGGCGAATATTCTTCCATGCTCCGGATTCCCGCTCCGGATCGTCCGGGGGACGCCGATGTGGTCGACGAAGCGCCGCTACGCCAGGCTGCCGACGGGCTGCGCTCGCCATCCCCTTCCAGCCTGGTGCTCGGCCTGCTGGTGGCCTGCCTGGTCTGCGTCGGATGCCTGGGCTGGAATACCGTCCTGCAGCTCAGGCTCAGGCGTTGGCAACGTACCGAAGCCGACCTGAGCGGCCGCCTGGCATTGAAGCAGGCGCTGGTCGACGGGATTCCCTACCCGGTGAGCATCCGCACGCTCGACGGTCGCCTGCTGGCCTGCAACCGCAATTACCTGGAAAGCCTGCGGATGACCCGTGAGCAGGCCCGCGGCACCCTGTTGACCGATTCCGACTGGGTCGAGGGCAGCAAGGCACGGCTCATGCACCAGCAGTGCCTGGCGGTGGCTCGGGGAGGAACGGCGAGCTTCACCGACATGGCGGTGCGCATCGGCGGGCAATTGCTGGAGATCCACCATTGGGTCACGCCCTACAGGGATCGCCAGGGCCGGGTGCTCGGCCTGATGAACGGCTGGATCGACATCACCGAACGGGAGCGCCTGGCCCGCCAGTTGCGCGAGGCGATGCGCCAGGCGGACGAGGCGAATCGGGCGAAGAGCGTCTTCCTGGCGACCATGAGCCACGAGATCCGTACGCCGATGAATGCGGTCATCGGCATCCTCGAACTGGTCCTGCAGCGCCTGGCGCCGGAGCAGCGCGAACGCGCCTCGCTGGAGGTCGCCTACGAGGCAGCGGGGTCGCTGCAACTGCTCATCGGCGACATCCTCGACGTCGCCAAGATCGAGTCCGGTCACCTGACCCTCACGCCCGAGCGGGTTCGCCTGCGCCATGTCGTGGAGTCGGTGCGCCGCATGTTCGAAGGCCTGGCCCGGCAGAAAGGCCTCAGGCTCGTTGTGGAGCTGGACGATGCCCCGGGACGGGACGTGCTGATCGATCCCCTGCGCTTCAAGCAGGTGCTCTCCAACCTGGTGAGCAATGCGATCAAGTTCACCGAGCGGGGACAGGTGACGATCCGTCTCCAGGAAAGGAGCCTGGACGAGGGGAGGGCGATCGTCCGGGTGGACGTGGAGGATTCCGGTATCGGTATCGCTCCGGCGGACCAGGCGCGCCTGTTCCAGCCTTTCATCCAGGTGGCCAAGGGACGCACGGTGCAGGGCGGGACCGGCCTTGGGCTGGCGATCTGTCGGAAGTTGGTGGACCTCATGGGCGGCGATGTCGAGATGCACAGCGAGCCGGGCAAAGGCACCCGGGTGTCGCTCGACCTGCTCTTGCGCCAGTGCGGGCCGAAAATGCCTGAATCCGGCCAGGACCCGCTGGCAGCATCCATGGAGCCGTCTCGCCGCCTGCATATCCTCATCGCCGACGACTATCCGCCCAACCGGGTACTGCTGCGCCAGCAACTGGAGTTTCTCGGCCACCGGGTGGCGGAAGCGGAGGATGGCCAGGTGGCGCTGGAGCTCTGGGCCGACGAGCGCTTCGAGGTGCTGATCAGCGACTGCAACATGCCGCGCCTGAACGGCTATCAGCTGGCACGCAGGATACGCATCCAGGAACGGTGCGAGCGACGCGCGCCGATCCTGATCCTTGGCTATACCGCCGACGCCGAGCCGGACGAGGTACAGCGCTGCCGCGACGCGGGCATGGATGATTGCCTGTTCAAGCCGCTCGGCCTGGAGACCCTGCGCAACTACCTCGCGACCTCTTTCGGACGCGACGCCGCGCAGCCCCGGGGGCTCTATGATGCAGCCGCTCTCAGCAGCCTCGGCGGCGACCGCCCGGAACGGCTGCGCGAACTGCTGGAGACCCTGCTAGGCAGCAACCGTCAGGACCTCCAGCGCCTTGCCATCCTCCTGCGCGAGGGCGACAGGACCCGGCTCGCCGAGCATGCCCACCGCATCAAGGGCGCCGCACGGATGATCGGGGCGCGTACCCTGCTGGAGGCCTGCGAGGCCCTGGAGGACGCCTGCCGGCGAAGTGGCGACGGGGAGTGCCTGCAGGCGCCTGGCGAAAGACTCCGGCTGGCCCTGGAGGCGTTGCAGGAGGAACTCCAGGAGCAGTTGGCGGCCGCTGCGGTATGA
- the rlmKL gene encoding bifunctional 23S rRNA (guanine(2069)-N(7))-methyltransferase RlmK/23S rRNA (guanine(2445)-N(2))-methyltransferase RlmL has protein sequence MADVYELFLTCPKGLESLLLEEAQGLGLDEARAQVSAVRGQGSLEVAYRLCLWSRLANRVLLVLARFPVENAESMYMAVHAVNWEDHLDAGGTLAVEFSGKGSGIDNTHFGALKVKDAIVDNLRERSGRRPSVDKVNPDVRVHLHLDRGQATLSLDLSGHSLHQRGYRLQQGAAPLKENLAAAVLIRAGWPKIAAEGGALADPMCGVGTFLVEAALMAADIAPNLRRERWGFSNWLGHVPALWRKLHEEAQQRAATGLARPPLWIRGYEADPRLIQPARNNIERAGVADWVKIYQGELATFEPRPDKGQTGLVICNPPYGERLGDEASLLYLYQNLGERLRQSCIGWSAGVFTGAPELGKRMGIRSHKQYAFWNGALACKLLMIQVEPRQFVTGERGERNDEGLARAPSEPARLSEGGQMFANRLQKNLRQLGKWARRDKIECYRLYDADMPEYALAVDIYGDWVHVQEYAAPKSIDPAKAQARLFDALAAIPQTLGVAQERVVVKRRERQAGKKQYERQSSEGKFLEVGEGDVRLLVNLTDYLDTGLFLDHRPMRLRIQKEAAGKRFLNLFCYTATATVHAARGGARSTTSVDLSKTYLDWARRNLSLNGFSDKQRLVHGDVMEWLREDDGQYELIFIDPPTFSNSKRMEGVFDVQRDHVELLDLAMARLAPGGVLYFSNNFRKFELDESVQARYAVEEITGETLDPDFARNPKIHRAWRITVR, from the coding sequence ATGGCTGATGTTTACGAATTGTTTCTGACCTGCCCGAAAGGCCTGGAAAGCCTGCTCCTCGAAGAGGCGCAGGGGCTCGGCCTGGACGAGGCGCGCGCCCAGGTGTCGGCGGTGCGCGGACAGGGTAGCCTGGAGGTGGCCTATCGCCTCTGCCTGTGGTCGCGCCTGGCCAACCGGGTCTTGCTGGTGCTGGCGCGATTCCCGGTGGAGAACGCCGAGTCCATGTACATGGCGGTCCACGCGGTGAACTGGGAAGACCACCTGGACGCCGGCGGCACGCTGGCGGTGGAGTTCAGCGGCAAGGGCTCGGGCATCGACAACACCCATTTCGGGGCGCTGAAGGTCAAGGATGCGATCGTCGACAACCTGCGCGAGCGCTCCGGCCGACGCCCGTCGGTGGACAAGGTCAATCCGGACGTGCGCGTCCACCTGCACCTCGACCGCGGCCAGGCGACCCTCTCCTTGGACCTCTCCGGGCATAGCCTGCACCAGCGCGGCTATCGTCTGCAGCAGGGCGCCGCGCCGCTGAAGGAGAACCTGGCGGCGGCGGTGTTGATCCGTGCCGGCTGGCCGAAGATCGCCGCCGAGGGCGGTGCCCTGGCCGACCCGATGTGCGGCGTCGGCACCTTCCTGGTCGAGGCGGCGCTGATGGCTGCCGATATCGCGCCGAACCTCAGGCGCGAGCGCTGGGGCTTCAGCAATTGGCTGGGTCACGTGCCGGCGCTGTGGCGCAAGCTCCACGAGGAAGCCCAGCAGCGCGCGGCGACCGGCCTGGCCAGGCCGCCGTTGTGGATTCGCGGCTACGAGGCCGACCCGCGCCTGATCCAGCCGGCGCGCAACAATATCGAGCGTGCCGGAGTGGCCGACTGGGTGAAGATCTACCAGGGCGAACTGGCGACTTTCGAGCCGCGCCCGGACAAGGGCCAGACCGGCCTGGTGATCTGCAACCCGCCCTATGGCGAGCGTCTCGGCGACGAAGCCAGCCTGCTGTATCTCTACCAGAACCTCGGCGAGCGCCTGCGCCAGAGCTGCATCGGCTGGAGCGCCGGGGTGTTTACCGGGGCGCCGGAACTGGGCAAGCGCATGGGCATCCGCAGCCATAAGCAATACGCGTTCTGGAACGGCGCGCTGGCCTGCAAGCTGCTGATGATCCAGGTCGAGCCGCGCCAGTTCGTCACCGGCGAGCGTGGCGAACGCAACGACGAAGGCCTGGCACGGGCGCCGAGCGAGCCGGCACGGCTGAGCGAGGGGGGGCAGATGTTCGCCAATCGCCTGCAGAAGAACCTCCGGCAACTGGGCAAATGGGCGCGCCGCGACAAGATCGAGTGCTATCGCCTGTATGACGCCGACATGCCGGAGTATGCCCTGGCGGTGGATATCTACGGCGATTGGGTTCACGTCCAGGAGTACGCCGCGCCCAAGTCGATCGATCCGGCAAAAGCCCAGGCGCGCCTGTTCGACGCCCTGGCGGCGATTCCGCAGACCCTGGGCGTTGCCCAGGAGCGAGTGGTGGTCAAGCGCCGCGAGCGCCAGGCCGGCAAGAAGCAGTACGAACGGCAGAGCAGCGAGGGCAAGTTCCTCGAGGTGGGTGAGGGCGATGTGCGCCTGCTGGTGAACCTGACCGATTACCTGGATACCGGGCTGTTCCTCGATCACCGGCCGATGCGCCTGCGCATCCAGAAGGAGGCGGCCGGCAAGCGCTTCCTCAACCTGTTCTGCTATACCGCCACGGCCACCGTACATGCGGCCAGGGGCGGCGCGCGCAGCACCACCAGCGTCGACCTGTCGAAGACCTACCTGGACTGGGCGCGCCGCAACCTGTCGCTCAACGGCTTTTCCGACAAGCAGCGCCTGGTGCACGGCGACGTGATGGAGTGGTTGCGGGAAGACGATGGCCAGTACGAACTGATCTTCATCGACCCGCCGACCTTCTCCAACTCCAAGCGCATGGAAGGCGTGTTCGACGTGCAGCGCGACCACGTCGAACTGCTCGACCTGGCCATGGCGCGGCTGGCGCCGGGCGGGGTGCTGTATTTCTCCAACAACTTCCGCAAGTTCGAACTGGACGAGAGCGTGCAGGCCCGCTATGCGGTCGAAGAGATCACTGGCGAAACCCTCGATCCGGATTTCGCGCGTAATCCGAAGATCCATCGGGCCTGGAGAATCACCGTTCGCTGA